A portion of the Microbacterium hominis genome contains these proteins:
- a CDS encoding RrF2 family transcriptional regulator, which yields MRISARADYAVRAAVFLARTAQGGGDERVAGERIAAEEGIPPTFLEGILSALRKADIVDSRRGAGGGYRLAAPAAEISVADVIRAVDGPLVFVRGERPSELEYPVADAHLVTLWVALRASVRSVLDETSLEALATGSLPPQVRALADDPSSWVSGP from the coding sequence ATGCGCATCTCGGCCCGCGCCGACTACGCCGTCCGTGCGGCGGTGTTCCTCGCGCGCACCGCGCAGGGAGGTGGCGACGAGCGCGTGGCCGGCGAGCGCATCGCCGCCGAGGAGGGGATTCCGCCGACGTTCCTCGAGGGCATCCTCTCGGCTCTGCGCAAGGCGGACATCGTCGACAGCCGTCGGGGTGCCGGCGGCGGGTACCGCCTGGCCGCGCCGGCCGCCGAGATCTCGGTGGCGGATGTGATCCGCGCGGTCGACGGCCCCCTGGTGTTCGTGCGCGGCGAGCGCCCGAGCGAGCTGGAGTACCCCGTCGCCGACGCGCACCTGGTCACCCTGTGGGTGGCGCTGCGCGCGAGCGTGCGCAGCGTGCTCGACGAGACGTCGCTCGAGGCCCTGGCCACCGGATCGCTGCCCCCGCAGGTGCGCGCCCTCGCCGACGACCCGTCGTCGTGGGTCAGCGGCCCCTGA
- a CDS encoding sulfite exporter TauE/SafE family protein encodes MQTLVLLALVGLGAQLVDGALGMAYGVTSTTLLLAIGANPAAASASVHLAEIGTTLASGVSHWRFGNVDWKVVLRIGIPGAVGAFLGATVLSALSTDIAKPVMSVILLALGIYILIRFTFRSLPKVNGAKPLRLRFLAPVGLIGGFLDATGGGGWGPVGTPALLASGRIEPRKVIGSIDTSEFLIAVSASLGFLIGLGSGGFDLTWVGALLLGGLIAAPIAAWLVRKLPARLLGSLVGGIIVFTNARTLLLQWDTTGAVTGWVLAAIAAIWVAAVAISWRAYRHEKALEHAAASAADLPAEAQPASGAPAEPAPAEPALENVPPRP; translated from the coding sequence ATGCAGACTCTTGTGCTCCTCGCCCTCGTCGGCCTCGGCGCTCAGCTCGTCGACGGAGCGCTCGGCATGGCCTACGGCGTGACGTCCACGACGCTGCTGCTGGCGATCGGCGCGAACCCGGCAGCCGCGAGCGCGTCGGTGCACCTGGCCGAGATCGGCACCACCCTCGCTTCGGGCGTCTCGCACTGGCGGTTCGGCAACGTCGACTGGAAGGTCGTGCTGCGCATCGGCATCCCGGGCGCCGTCGGCGCGTTCCTCGGCGCGACGGTGCTCTCGGCCCTCTCCACCGACATCGCCAAGCCGGTCATGAGCGTCATCCTGCTGGCGCTCGGCATCTACATCCTCATCCGCTTCACGTTCCGGTCGCTGCCGAAGGTGAACGGCGCGAAGCCGCTGCGCCTGCGCTTCCTCGCCCCGGTCGGCCTCATCGGCGGGTTCCTCGACGCGACCGGCGGCGGCGGATGGGGCCCGGTCGGCACCCCCGCCCTCCTCGCCAGCGGACGCATCGAGCCCCGCAAGGTCATCGGCTCGATCGACACCAGCGAGTTCCTCATCGCGGTCTCGGCGTCGCTCGGCTTCCTCATCGGCCTCGGCTCCGGCGGCTTCGACCTCACCTGGGTGGGCGCGCTGCTGCTCGGCGGACTCATCGCCGCACCGATCGCGGCGTGGCTCGTGCGCAAGCTCCCCGCGCGCCTGCTCGGCTCGCTCGTCGGCGGCATCATCGTGTTCACCAACGCCCGCACCCTGCTGCTCCAGTGGGACACCACCGGCGCCGTCACCGGATGGGTGCTCGCCGCGATCGCCGCGATCTGGGTCGCCGCCGTCGCGATCTCGTGGCGCGCGTACCGCCACGAGAAGGCGCTCGAGCACGCCGCCGCCTCGGCCGCGGATCTGCCGGCCGAGGCACAGCCCGCGTCCGGCGCGCCCGCCGAGCCCGCGCCCGCCGAGCCCGCCCTGGAGAACGTGCCGCCCCGCCCCTGA
- a CDS encoding heparan-alpha-glucosaminide N-acetyltransferase domain-containing protein, translating into MSVEPESVPSSVARDAHRERGAVGGARLVVPDVLRGTALLAMLIAHAAPFLPDLPAWMLFVSGNINDLASPLFALVMGMSAQLVVQRTATDRRFVMLVQQFTRGAVLILLGLILTEWGSWVAVVLSYLGLLLIVGAPILLLSTRWVAAIAIAMAVLSQPINDGSRQWLMWVFSDPTGFLPQLAMWTSVGGSYRLTNLLPFFLLGALLLRHGLRRDGLLWMLLAIAPLAYAVQPVVQGVFGVEVIASGSYVDTLHDLGLVLVTYVGVVLLAEVRAAGARRVIDAVFVPLRALGALALSIYVLHVGVLALIGGRVFPDENHVWEWLVIVPGMVLVAWLWWRFVGTGPIEWGMGWLTGRPKPRPGAAR; encoded by the coding sequence GTGAGCGTCGAGCCGGAGTCCGTGCCGTCGTCTGTCGCCCGGGACGCGCACCGTGAGCGCGGGGCCGTGGGCGGGGCCCGCCTGGTCGTGCCCGACGTGCTGCGCGGCACGGCGCTGCTGGCGATGCTCATCGCGCATGCGGCGCCGTTCCTGCCCGACCTCCCGGCGTGGATGCTGTTCGTCTCCGGCAACATCAACGACCTCGCGTCGCCGCTGTTCGCCCTCGTGATGGGGATGTCGGCCCAGCTCGTCGTGCAGCGCACCGCGACGGATCGCCGATTCGTCATGCTCGTGCAGCAGTTCACGCGCGGCGCCGTGCTGATCCTGCTGGGGCTGATCCTCACCGAGTGGGGGTCGTGGGTCGCGGTCGTGCTGTCGTACCTGGGGCTCCTGCTGATCGTCGGAGCGCCGATCCTGCTGCTCTCGACCCGCTGGGTCGCCGCGATCGCGATCGCCATGGCGGTGCTGAGCCAGCCGATCAACGACGGGTCGCGTCAGTGGCTCATGTGGGTGTTCTCCGATCCGACGGGGTTCCTCCCGCAGCTGGCGATGTGGACATCGGTGGGTGGGAGCTACCGCCTGACGAACCTGCTGCCCTTCTTCCTGCTGGGTGCCCTCCTGCTGCGCCACGGGCTGCGCCGCGACGGGCTGCTGTGGATGCTGCTGGCGATCGCCCCGCTCGCCTACGCGGTTCAGCCGGTGGTGCAGGGGGTGTTCGGCGTGGAAGTGATCGCGTCGGGGTCGTACGTCGACACCCTGCACGATCTCGGACTCGTGCTCGTGACCTATGTGGGGGTCGTGCTGCTGGCCGAGGTGCGCGCGGCCGGAGCGCGGCGGGTGATCGATGCGGTCTTCGTGCCGCTGCGCGCCCTCGGGGCGCTGGCCCTGAGCATCTACGTGCTGCACGTGGGCGTGCTGGCGCTCATCGGCGGACGCGTCTTCCCCGACGAGAACCACGTGTGGGAGTGGCTCGTCATCGTGCCCGGCATGGTGCTGGTCGCCTGGCTGTGGTGGCGCTTCGTCGGCACGGGGCCGATCGAGTGGGGGATGGGCTGGCTCACCGGCCGACCCAAGCCCCGCCCCGGCGCCGCGCGCTGA
- a CDS encoding VanZ family protein — MSAEESLRRPPSLSPSRIGDAARDARWWLGLYLTALALVAFWPVPVDSGAGELLLAVTRAVPWFTYRVIEFTANVVLFVPLGALLSLVLPAHRRWVVPIAFGVTVLIESGQAILLSARTPAVSDVVANVLGATIGVAAVWAIERRSRRDVGEPPGAASTL; from the coding sequence ATGAGTGCTGAGGAATCGCTGCGGCGGCCGCCGTCGCTGAGCCCGTCGAGGATCGGGGATGCCGCGCGTGACGCGCGCTGGTGGCTCGGCCTGTATCTCACGGCGCTCGCGCTCGTGGCGTTCTGGCCCGTGCCCGTTGACAGCGGGGCCGGCGAGCTGCTGCTCGCCGTCACGCGCGCCGTGCCGTGGTTCACCTACCGCGTGATCGAGTTCACCGCGAACGTCGTGCTGTTCGTGCCCCTGGGGGCGCTCCTGTCGCTGGTGCTGCCGGCCCATCGACGATGGGTGGTGCCCATCGCGTTCGGCGTCACGGTGCTGATCGAGAGCGGGCAGGCGATCCTGCTGTCGGCGCGCACTCCGGCCGTCAGCGACGTGGTCGCGAACGTGCTCGGGGCGACGATCGGCGTGGCGGCGGTGTGGGCGATCGAGCGGCGGAGTCGTCGCGACGTCGGCGAGCCGCCGGGCGCGGCATCCACTCTCTGA
- a CDS encoding nucleotidyltransferase family protein, producing the protein MTAPSTVLQLSEAVDLGHAWVQRLADDRGIRVLFIKGPSLHRQGLRPARVSGDVDVLVDPERFAEFCTAVLDSGWTERDGNLISTLTTLHSMTFVRKDWPCDIDAHSFFPGFLAPPATVFAHLWERRTSMPFAHVPCAAADRVAGVLILALHSLRSTATQSRHADELAQLRALALTEQERMDAAALALATGSASTLETVWPLLGVEVAPPPSERDSEELRAWRERVDSGSHGAYFWFVALRKAGWRRRVAILGRALWPTRHDLLVTRPEVVDTFAGRTRGRLQRFGRGIRSLPRAIRTLVRHRR; encoded by the coding sequence GTGACCGCTCCCTCGACCGTGCTCCAGCTGAGCGAGGCGGTCGATCTCGGACACGCGTGGGTGCAGCGCCTGGCCGATGACCGCGGCATCCGCGTGCTGTTCATCAAGGGGCCCTCCCTCCACCGGCAGGGCCTGCGTCCGGCGCGCGTGTCGGGCGACGTCGATGTGCTCGTCGACCCGGAGCGCTTCGCGGAGTTCTGCACGGCGGTGCTCGACAGCGGCTGGACCGAGCGCGACGGCAACCTCATCAGCACCCTCACGACGCTGCACTCGATGACCTTCGTGCGCAAGGACTGGCCGTGCGATATCGACGCGCATTCCTTCTTTCCGGGGTTCCTCGCCCCGCCCGCCACGGTGTTCGCGCACCTGTGGGAACGGCGCACCTCGATGCCGTTCGCGCACGTGCCCTGCGCGGCGGCCGACCGGGTGGCCGGCGTGCTGATCCTCGCCCTGCACTCCCTGCGCAGCACCGCGACCCAGTCCCGCCACGCCGACGAGCTCGCCCAGCTGCGGGCCCTCGCCCTGACCGAGCAGGAGCGGATGGATGCCGCGGCCCTCGCGCTCGCGACGGGCAGCGCCTCGACCCTGGAGACGGTGTGGCCGCTGCTGGGCGTCGAGGTCGCGCCGCCCCCGTCGGAGCGCGACTCCGAGGAGCTGCGCGCGTGGCGCGAGCGCGTGGACTCGGGATCCCACGGCGCCTACTTCTGGTTCGTCGCCCTCCGCAAGGCGGGGTGGCGGCGACGTGTCGCGATCCTCGGTCGGGCGCTCTGGCCGACCCGCCACGATCTCCTCGTCACCCGTCCCGAGGTCGTCGACACGTTCGCCGGCCGCACGCGCGGGCGGCTGCAGCGCTTCGGCCGCGGCATCCGCTCTCTGCCGCGTGCGATCCGCACGCTCGTGCGTCACCGGAGATGA
- a CDS encoding PqqD family protein has product MSESVLVAALGYEVRIDVSALDAAGVLAVREAWRDALVPVVEPAEPVEPVDAAPVVHAQGDLDRATMLSELSMAVTLAAIEAARGQAWMLHATGVASDDGRVVALVGPSGRGKTTAARVLGGSYGYVSDETVAVGLEGSVRAYRKPLSIIEHAGEPKVQRAPSELGLRALPAASLTLAAVVLLDRRDDEDGAVVSPVDLGDALGDLVAQTSYLADLERPLQTIAALVSAVGGVVRVTYREAAELVPVVEGLLAAPQEAVAAGAAEPLAAGLVGDGICRVRARDALALEDPDRLALLHVDGHGHGTVRVLAGLGPALWRAADGVALDDLVTVAVAAHGEPEGVDATTAVASAVDGLVAEGVLRRSPLWRIRDDVAWTGSGERVVALALADPAAAPVALEGSAAIIWTALADSACDADTLIQRVAERADVETADVADDVRGFLRTLERGALVAAG; this is encoded by the coding sequence GTGTCCGAGAGTGTGCTGGTCGCGGCCCTCGGGTACGAGGTGCGGATCGACGTGAGTGCGCTCGATGCGGCCGGTGTCCTCGCCGTGCGTGAGGCGTGGCGCGACGCGCTCGTGCCGGTCGTGGAGCCGGCGGAGCCGGTGGAGCCGGTGGATGCCGCGCCCGTCGTGCACGCGCAGGGCGACCTGGATCGCGCCACGATGCTCTCGGAGCTCTCGATGGCGGTGACCCTCGCCGCGATCGAGGCGGCGCGCGGGCAGGCGTGGATGCTGCATGCCACCGGGGTGGCGTCGGACGACGGTCGAGTCGTCGCGCTCGTGGGACCGTCGGGGCGCGGCAAGACGACGGCGGCGCGCGTGCTGGGCGGTTCGTACGGCTACGTGTCGGACGAGACGGTGGCGGTCGGGCTCGAAGGCTCGGTGCGGGCGTACCGCAAGCCGCTGTCGATCATCGAGCACGCCGGGGAGCCGAAGGTGCAGCGCGCGCCGTCGGAGCTCGGGCTTCGGGCGCTGCCTGCCGCGTCGCTGACGCTCGCGGCCGTCGTACTCCTCGATCGGCGCGACGACGAGGACGGCGCCGTGGTCTCGCCCGTCGATCTCGGCGATGCCCTCGGAGACCTCGTCGCGCAGACGAGCTACCTCGCCGACCTGGAGCGGCCGCTGCAGACGATCGCCGCGCTCGTGTCGGCCGTGGGCGGGGTGGTGCGCGTGACGTATCGCGAAGCGGCGGAGCTGGTGCCGGTGGTCGAGGGTCTGCTCGCGGCGCCGCAGGAGGCGGTGGCCGCAGGGGCGGCTGAGCCGTTGGCGGCGGGGCTGGTCGGCGACGGAATCTGCCGCGTGCGCGCACGTGATGCGCTCGCTCTCGAAGACCCGGATCGGCTTGCGCTCCTTCACGTCGACGGCCACGGCCACGGCACGGTGCGGGTGCTTGCGGGGCTGGGTCCCGCGCTGTGGCGGGCGGCCGACGGAGTCGCGCTCGACGATCTCGTCACCGTCGCCGTCGCCGCGCACGGGGAGCCCGAGGGAGTGGATGCCACGACCGCCGTCGCGTCGGCGGTCGACGGGCTCGTCGCGGAAGGCGTGCTGCGCCGCTCGCCGCTCTGGCGCATCCGCGACGACGTCGCGTGGACCGGATCGGGCGAGCGGGTCGTGGCGCTGGCGCTGGCGGACCCGGCGGCCGCGCCCGTGGCGCTGGAGGGGTCGGCCGCGATCATCTGGACGGCGCTCGCCGACAGCGCGTGCGACGCGGACACCCTCATTCAGCGGGTGGCCGAGCGTGCGGACGTGGAGACCGCGGACGTCGCGGACGACGTGCGGGGATTCCTGCGCACGCTGGAGCGCGGGGCGCTGGTCGCGGCGGGTTAG
- a CDS encoding polysaccharide biosynthesis tyrosine autokinase yields the protein MELRDYVRILRAHWLGIVLLTLLGVAVAWGWSAVQPRVYTAETSGIVRAASAGSDTGSSLVGDQLARAKVTSYIDMGSWRSVAEYAIADLGLDTTPEALVNRVDVSNPLDTVIIHVSADAGSPEEARDLAESWMRGMVAQIDAVEGDGTEGSAAVTLVPGDSARLPTAPSSPNVRLSLALGGLVGLALGVGYAVIRAVLDRRVRDPRDIERETGASVVGQLPVDKDLAGGRRVLSFGQSATGTSPIAEALRELRTNLQFMDVDSPPRTIVVTSPLPGDGKSTLSSNLAMSLAAAGQHVVLLDADLRRPRIAEVFGLPEGAGLTDILSGRAEITEVAHNVDESGNLAVITAGRIPPNPSEVLGSNRMRDLIRNLSSHALVIIDSPPVLAATDAAVLTTGADGALIVVTSGRTTIDQLDQAVVNLSKANGRTLGVVMNRVPRRGAGAVYYGYQYQGTPAASAAPASAAPEAASRTAARR from the coding sequence ATGGAACTGCGCGACTACGTGCGCATCCTTCGCGCGCATTGGCTGGGCATCGTGCTGCTCACTCTCCTCGGCGTCGCGGTGGCATGGGGATGGAGCGCGGTGCAGCCGCGCGTCTACACGGCCGAGACGAGCGGCATCGTGCGCGCCGCCTCCGCCGGCAGCGACACCGGCTCCTCGCTCGTGGGCGACCAGCTCGCCCGCGCGAAGGTCACGTCGTACATCGACATGGGCTCGTGGCGCTCGGTCGCCGAGTACGCCATCGCCGACCTCGGGCTCGACACCACCCCCGAGGCGCTGGTGAACCGCGTGGATGTGTCCAACCCGCTCGACACGGTCATCATCCACGTCTCCGCCGATGCCGGCTCCCCCGAGGAGGCGCGCGATCTCGCCGAGTCGTGGATGCGCGGCATGGTCGCCCAGATCGACGCGGTCGAGGGCGACGGCACCGAGGGGTCGGCCGCGGTCACCCTCGTGCCCGGAGACTCCGCGCGCCTGCCCACCGCCCCGTCGTCTCCCAACGTGCGCCTCTCGCTCGCCCTCGGCGGACTCGTCGGCCTCGCCCTCGGCGTCGGCTACGCGGTGATCCGCGCGGTCCTCGACCGGCGCGTGCGCGACCCGCGCGACATCGAGCGCGAGACGGGCGCATCGGTGGTCGGTCAGCTGCCGGTCGACAAGGACCTCGCGGGCGGGCGCCGTGTGCTCTCGTTCGGCCAGTCCGCCACCGGCACGAGTCCCATCGCCGAGGCGCTGCGGGAGCTGCGCACCAACCTGCAGTTCATGGATGTCGACAGCCCGCCGCGCACGATCGTCGTCACGAGCCCTCTGCCCGGCGACGGCAAGTCGACGCTCTCCTCGAATCTCGCGATGAGCCTCGCCGCCGCCGGCCAGCACGTCGTGCTGCTGGATGCCGACCTCCGGCGTCCCCGCATAGCCGAGGTCTTCGGGCTCCCCGAGGGCGCGGGCCTCACCGACATCCTCTCGGGGCGCGCCGAGATCACCGAGGTCGCCCACAACGTCGACGAGTCCGGCAACCTGGCCGTCATCACCGCCGGGCGCATCCCGCCCAACCCGAGCGAGGTGCTCGGCTCCAACCGCATGCGCGACCTGATCCGCAACCTCTCCTCCCACGCCCTGGTGATCATCGACTCGCCCCCGGTGCTGGCGGCCACCGATGCCGCGGTGCTCACCACCGGCGCCGACGGTGCGCTGATCGTGGTCACGTCGGGGCGCACGACCATCGATCAGCTCGATCAGGCTGTCGTGAACCTCTCCAAGGCCAACGGCCGCACGCTCGGCGTCGTGATGAACCGCGTGCCGCGCCGCGGCGCGGGCGCCGTCTATTACGGCTACCAGTACCAGGGCACTCCGGCCGCCTCCGCGGCACCGGCGAGCGCCGCCCCCGAGGCCGCCTCGCGCACGGCCGCACGCCGGTGA
- the lepB gene encoding signal peptidase I: MSPRRPVWRRVTGSAWFHLFAAFVLVGLLLSFVAKPFWVPSSSMADTLEPGDRILVNRLAYLGDGPRTGDVVVFDADDAWGAGPPTPTDPVRGALRWLGAVTGFGPSSEHTLVKRVIAGPGQTARCCSDAGAVVVDGAELDEPYITNDFPFDPGVLDCTTSPRSARCFDEVIVPDDEYLMLGDNRSGSADSAFSCRTEGSTPACWRWAIRDGVIGKAVAILWPIERWNGL; encoded by the coding sequence GTGAGCCCCCGCCGACCGGTGTGGCGCAGGGTCACGGGCAGCGCGTGGTTCCATCTCTTCGCCGCGTTCGTGCTGGTCGGGCTCCTGCTCTCCTTCGTCGCGAAGCCCTTCTGGGTGCCGTCGAGCTCGATGGCCGACACGCTCGAGCCGGGCGATCGCATCCTCGTCAACCGCCTGGCGTACCTCGGCGACGGACCCCGCACGGGCGACGTCGTCGTGTTCGACGCCGACGACGCCTGGGGTGCCGGCCCCCCGACCCCGACCGACCCGGTGCGGGGCGCCCTGCGATGGCTCGGCGCGGTGACCGGCTTCGGGCCGTCCAGCGAGCACACGCTCGTGAAGCGGGTGATCGCCGGACCCGGCCAGACCGCCCGCTGCTGCAGTGACGCCGGCGCGGTCGTCGTCGACGGCGCCGAACTCGACGAGCCCTACATCACGAACGACTTCCCGTTCGATCCGGGCGTGCTCGACTGCACCACCTCGCCGCGATCGGCCCGCTGCTTCGACGAGGTGATCGTTCCCGACGATGAGTACCTCATGCTCGGCGACAACCGCTCCGGCTCCGCCGACTCGGCCTTCTCCTGCCGCACCGAGGGCAGCACCCCGGCGTGCTGGCGATGGGCCATCCGCGACGGGGTGATCGGCAAGGCCGTCGCGATCCTCTGGCCCATCGAGCGCTGGAACGGTCTGTGA
- a CDS encoding DUF4012 domain-containing protein, whose product MTESATTRPMRIAGIVFASLLGVVLVAAVAAAAWVGVRGFLAYGHLLEAQDAAFAVRADLTDPAAASQAVAEISAETAAARELTSDPVWGFAESLPWVGPQLGAVATVSAALDDVAGSALDPLIEVASTFDIASLTPQGGGIALAGFVALQQPAVAGAQGIAAAADDLAGIDRAPLVAPLRAAVDDVAALLDETEIATGALARTTALLPSMLGAEGARNYLVLFQNNAEWRSLGGIPGAMAIIRADGGALSMTAQDSAGDFPDYGSSVLPPDPEVESIYGQHPGRWMQNVTQVPDFATSSQLAREMWSRKHGEQVDGVVALDPVALSYLLVATGPVTLPTGDVLTSENAVSLLLNDVYKRYELPAAQDAFFAGAAGAVFNALSGGGIEPTALLTALARAGDEHRLLLWSAHAEEQERLAETTLAGGLPTSDDDVARFGVYVNDGTGSKMDYYGALSTDIAWTSCQVGGEGRATGDVQLTVTVANNAPADAASLPRYITGGGGFGVPEGTARTVTYVYLPEGWELVETVKSDGGGFGGGVHENRRVVSFTVDLAPGASAFATVTARAVEPSAASVSTVTTPTLAAQEDFAATCAGT is encoded by the coding sequence GTGACGGAATCGGCGACCACACGCCCCATGCGCATCGCGGGCATCGTGTTCGCGTCGCTGCTGGGCGTCGTGCTGGTCGCGGCGGTCGCCGCGGCGGCGTGGGTGGGGGTGCGCGGCTTCCTCGCCTACGGCCATCTGCTCGAAGCGCAGGACGCCGCCTTCGCCGTACGCGCCGACCTCACCGACCCCGCCGCAGCCTCGCAGGCGGTCGCCGAAATCTCCGCCGAGACCGCCGCCGCCCGAGAGCTGACGAGCGACCCCGTCTGGGGCTTCGCGGAGTCGCTCCCCTGGGTCGGACCGCAGCTGGGGGCCGTCGCGACCGTCTCGGCCGCACTCGACGATGTCGCCGGCAGCGCTCTCGACCCGCTCATCGAGGTCGCCTCGACCTTCGACATCGCCTCTCTCACTCCGCAGGGCGGCGGCATCGCCCTGGCCGGCTTCGTCGCCCTGCAGCAGCCGGCCGTCGCCGGCGCCCAGGGTATCGCCGCCGCGGCCGACGACCTGGCCGGCATCGACCGCGCACCGCTGGTCGCCCCGCTGCGCGCGGCGGTGGACGACGTGGCCGCGCTCCTCGACGAGACCGAGATCGCCACCGGGGCACTGGCCCGCACGACCGCGCTGCTCCCGTCGATGCTCGGCGCGGAGGGCGCCCGCAACTACCTCGTGCTGTTCCAGAACAACGCGGAATGGCGTTCCCTGGGCGGCATCCCCGGAGCCATGGCCATCATCCGCGCTGACGGCGGCGCACTGTCGATGACCGCCCAGGACAGCGCTGGCGACTTTCCCGACTACGGGAGCTCTGTGCTTCCACCCGACCCTGAGGTGGAATCCATCTACGGCCAACATCCAGGCAGATGGATGCAGAACGTCACCCAGGTGCCCGACTTCGCGACTTCGAGCCAGTTGGCCCGCGAGATGTGGTCGCGCAAGCACGGCGAGCAGGTCGACGGCGTAGTTGCTCTCGACCCTGTCGCGCTGTCGTACCTGCTCGTCGCGACGGGTCCGGTCACCCTCCCCACCGGTGACGTGCTCACGAGTGAGAACGCCGTTTCGCTCCTGCTGAACGACGTCTACAAGCGATATGAGCTTCCCGCTGCGCAGGATGCGTTCTTTGCCGGGGCTGCCGGCGCGGTGTTCAACGCGCTTTCGGGCGGGGGCATCGAACCCACCGCACTACTTACAGCCCTCGCCCGTGCCGGTGACGAGCACCGCCTCCTGCTGTGGAGCGCGCACGCCGAAGAGCAGGAGAGGCTCGCCGAGACCACGCTCGCCGGTGGCCTGCCCACCTCCGACGACGACGTCGCGCGCTTCGGCGTGTACGTCAACGACGGCACGGGCTCGAAGATGGACTACTACGGCGCCCTCTCGACCGACATCGCGTGGACCTCGTGCCAGGTGGGTGGCGAAGGCCGCGCCACCGGCGACGTGCAGCTCACCGTCACGGTCGCCAACAACGCGCCCGCCGATGCGGCTTCGCTTCCGAGGTATATAACTGGCGGCGGCGGATTCGGGGTGCCAGAGGGCACCGCGCGCACCGTCACGTACGTCTACCTCCCCGAAGGCTGGGAGCTCGTGGAGACGGTCAAGAGCGACGGCGGCGGCTTCGGCGGCGGCGTGCACGAGAACCGCCGGGTGGTCAGCTTCACCGTGGACCTCGCCCCCGGCGCCTCCGCGTTCGCCACGGTGACCGCCCGCGCGGTCGAGCCGTCCGCGGCGAGCGTGTCCACGGTGACGACGCCCACGCTCGCCGCGCAGGAAGACTTTGCCGCGACGTGCGCGGGGACGTAG
- a CDS encoding cell wall protein, translating to MTLHRLIRTAAPAIAGAVVVCAAVALPAAAHASNIYPPTGSCQVSSATVAPGGTVDFLCRAGTFSADEAVTVTVRGDGGADARIGMVRFAISTASATVTSTPAGALAEVAITLPSTASGTYNIAAVSASSAGGTAAVSIEAADGSLPVTGLDSATTLGLWIGGGALVLTGAALAVAATLRRSAR from the coding sequence ATGACTCTGCACCGCCTGATCCGCACCGCCGCCCCTGCCATCGCCGGGGCGGTCGTCGTCTGCGCGGCGGTGGCCCTCCCCGCGGCGGCGCACGCCTCGAACATCTACCCGCCCACGGGCTCGTGCCAGGTCTCCTCGGCCACGGTCGCGCCCGGCGGCACGGTCGACTTCCTCTGCCGGGCGGGAACGTTCTCCGCCGATGAGGCGGTCACGGTCACCGTCCGCGGCGACGGCGGCGCCGACGCCCGGATCGGCATGGTGCGCTTCGCGATCAGCACGGCGAGCGCCACGGTCACGTCGACCCCCGCCGGGGCGCTGGCGGAGGTCGCGATCACCCTGCCCTCGACCGCGAGCGGCACCTACAACATCGCCGCCGTCTCGGCGTCGTCCGCCGGCGGCACCGCCGCGGTGTCCATCGAGGCGGCCGACGGCTCGCTCCCGGTGACCGGCCTCGACAGCGCGACCACTCTCGGGCTGTGGATCGGCGGCGGGGCACTCGTGCTCACCGGCGCCGCGCTGGCGGTCGCCGCGACGCTGCGTCGCAGCGCGCGCTGA
- a CDS encoding endonuclease/exonuclease/phosphatase family protein, with product MRVISYNLRKHRAASELAHLVDRHAVDVLCLQEADTKDLPEQLGGLHLAESTQRNRLGLAVYFRENTLRPVEVRALALKKSLHDHVLKPAEERLLGVRLHDIDLNRDVIVASFHAAPLTALNSLRRHQIRTALTELQQLGPGLPALMVGDYNYPVFKEALGQKVREQGYELNLSDARTYTRYRFFKGHYDFATSIGFEIDRVRTLPQGLSDHLPILVEAHPSPVKRTAPSESVDLDADIEYEEIATP from the coding sequence ATGAGGGTGATTTCGTACAACCTCCGCAAACATCGGGCCGCGAGCGAGCTTGCACATCTGGTCGACCGGCATGCGGTCGACGTGCTGTGCCTGCAGGAAGCGGACACGAAGGATCTGCCGGAGCAGCTCGGCGGCCTGCATCTGGCCGAGTCCACGCAGCGCAACAGGTTGGGCCTCGCGGTCTACTTCCGCGAGAACACGCTGCGCCCGGTCGAGGTGCGCGCCCTGGCGCTGAAGAAGTCGCTGCACGACCATGTGCTCAAGCCCGCTGAGGAGCGACTGCTGGGCGTGCGGCTGCACGACATCGATCTGAACCGCGACGTCATCGTCGCCTCGTTCCACGCGGCGCCCTTGACCGCCCTCAACTCGCTGCGCCGCCACCAGATCCGCACCGCGCTCACCGAGCTGCAGCAGCTCGGTCCGGGTCTGCCGGCGCTGATGGTCGGGGACTACAACTACCCCGTGTTCAAGGAGGCCCTCGGGCAGAAGGTGCGCGAGCAGGGCTACGAGCTGAACCTCAGCGACGCGCGCACCTACACGCGGTATCGCTTCTTCAAGGGGCACTACGACTTCGCGACCTCGATCGGGTTCGAGATCGACCGGGTGCGCACGCTGCCGCAGGGGCTGAGCGACCACCTGCCGATCCTCGTCGAGGCGCACCCGTCACCGGTGAAGCGCACAGCGCCGTCGGAATCGGTCGACCTGGACGCCGACATCGAGTACGAGGAGATCGCGACGCCGTAG